Proteins from a single region of Thunnus maccoyii chromosome 23, fThuMac1.1, whole genome shotgun sequence:
- the tnnt2c gene encoding troponin T2c, cardiac codes for MSDTEEIVEEYEQEEEEEEEVNEEEEVEEEEEEQRDDEAEKKEEPAEENEHEGESKPRHKTTYVPNIAPPKLPDGEKVDFDDLHRKRLEKDFNDLQSLIELHFSSRQKEEEELVALRNRIERRRSDRAEQQRVRAEEERERQSRLAEERARREEEAAKLRAEEEAKKKKIFTNKSFGGYLQKVDQKKGKKLTAREEKKKALMERRKPLNIDHLNQEKLAEKAQDLWKWLHQLHAEKFELAEKLKRQKYDIYVLRNRVSDHQRGSKASKTTRGAKGKSGSWK; via the coding sequence ATGTCAGACACTGAGGAAATTGTGGAGgagtatgagcaggaggaggaagaggaagaggaggtgaacGAGGAGGAAGAagttgaagaagaagaagaggagcagagagatgatgaagcagagaaaaaagaagagcctgcagaggaaaatgAGCATGAAGGAGAGTCCAAACCGCGACATAAGACAACTTATGTGCCAAATATTGCTCCTCCAAAGCTCCCAGATGGCGAGAAGGTGGATTTTGATGACCTCCATCGCAAGAGACTAGAAAAGGATTTCAACGACCTCCAGAGCCTCATCGAGCTGCATTTCTCCAGCCGccagaaagaagaggaagagctgGTCGCTCTGCGTAACCGTATCGAACGCCGCCGATCTGATAGAGCAGAACAGCAGCGCGTCCGTGCGGAGGAGGAGCGTGAGCGCCAATCACGGCTGGCCGAGGAGAGGGCGAGGCGCGAGGAGGAGGCGGCAAAGCTGCGCGCTGAGGAGGaggccaagaagaagaagatattcACAAACAAATCATTCGGTGGCTACCTGCAGAAGGTCGACCAGAAGAAGGGCAAGAAGCTGACAgccagagaagagaagaagaaggcgTTGATGGAGCGCCGTAAGCCGCTCAACATCGACCACCTGAACCAGGAGAAGCTGGCGGAGAAGGCGCAGGACCTCTGGAAGTGGCTCCATCAGCTGCATGCTGAGAAGTTTGAGCTGGCAGAAAAGCTCAAGAGGCAGAAGTACGACATCTACGTGCTCCGAAACCGAGTCAGTGACCACCAGAGGGGCTCCAAAGCATCCAAGACCACCCGCGGGGCCAAGGGCAAGTCTGGCTCCTGGAAGTGA
- the LOC121890536 gene encoding transcription termination factor 2, mitochondrial-like, which yields MLRVTTASLCTYCQRMRLLLPPSASSSTVTSPNKRLENQYTVDSLYELSVDIRKVRKVKGWVLSESTAYVSETADLLRDMGADATVIASILETHPEAVLCRPEDVAAQRDLWVSVCPNKRELMSIIEKFPASFFTLTHHSNQQANILYLRSLRLNKRIIGKLMASAPQSFSRPVERNQEVIHTLRETYLDLGGDEGNLRIWLQKLLSQNPYILLRPAEAWRDSLGFLREQGFTTEELLSLVSSLRASIAELQPESMHQALGYIEGALACSKDELKQIVILCPAVLYYSLPTLIGRFQGLMDAGVSMEQVKESPNVLELTTQIVLYRIQKLASYGYDVRGGSLDVIVGTKKDFEMSYDKLHLRTRRPLFNPVAPLRSAEE from the coding sequence ATGCTTCGTGTCACCACTGCTTCCTTGTGCACCTACTGCCAGAGGATGAGGCTCCTTCTCCCACCGTCTGCCTCTTCCTCCACAGTGACTTCTCCCAACAAAAGATTGGAAAACCAGTACACAGTGGACTCCCTTTACGAACTGTCTGTGGACATCAGAAAGGTACGCAAGGTAAAGGGCTGGGTTCTGTCTGAGAGCACTGCGTACGTGTCTGAAACTGCTGACCTGTTGAGGGACATGGGTGCAGACGCAACAGTAATCGCCAGCATCCTGGAAACTCACCCTGAGGCCGTCCTGTGTCGGCCAGAGGACGTGGCTGCCCAGAGAGACCTCTGGGTGTCCGTGTGCCCCAACAAGCGAGAGTTGATGAGCATCATTGAGAAGTTTCCCGCCTCCTTCTTCACATTAACTCACCATAGCAACCAGCAGGCCAACATCCTTTACCTCCGGAGCCTGCGCCTCAACAAGCGGATCATCGGAAAGCTGATGGCCAGCGCCCCGCAGAGCTTCAGTCGGCCTGTGGAGCGCAACCAGGAGGTTATCCACACACTGAGGGAGACCTACCTGGACCTGGGTGGAGATGAAGGCAACCTACGCATCTGGCTGCAGAAGCTCCTCAGCCAGAACCCGTACATCCTGCTGCGACCTGCGGAGGCCTGGAGGGACAGTCTGGGCTTCCTGAGGGAGCAGGGCTTCACCACGGAGGAGCTCCTCAGCCTGGTCTCCAGCCTCAGGGCCTCCATTGCAGAGCTGCAGCCTGAATCTATGCACCAAGCGCTGGGCTATATTGAAGGGGCTCTCGCCTGCTCCAAAGACGAACTCAAACAAATTGTGATCCTTTGTCCAGCCGTTTTGTACTACTCCTTGCCCACCTTGATCGGGCGCTTCCAGGGGCTGATGGATGCGGGAGTGAGCATGGAGCAGGTGAAGGAATCTCCAAATGTCCTGGAGCTCACCACGCAGATTGTGCTTTACCGGATCCAGAAGTTGGCCTCCTACGGTTATGACGTACGTGGTGGCAGCCTGGACGTTATTGTGGGAACCAAGAAGGACTTTGAGATGAGCTACGACAAGCTGCACCTCAGGACACGGCGACCGCTCTTCAACCCCGTAGCTCCCCTTAGATCTGCTGAAGAGTGA